The following coding sequences are from one Paenibacillus sp. FSL R5-0912 window:
- a CDS encoding aspartate ammonia-lyase, with product MENPLNAFRMEQDALGTRNIPQSAYYGIHTARAMDNFAVSGRTVNAHLLHGLVTVKKAAALAHMKLNTYPAAIALAIVEACDEILAGAYREQFTVDAMQGGAGTSTNMNVNEVIAGRAIELLGGERGDYSRVHPLDHVNCCQSTNDVYPTALRIAAIGLVRRLSEAFASLQEALQEKENAFADVLKLGRTELMDALPMMAGQGFGAYAKAVARDRWRLYKVEERLREINIGGTAIGTGLNAPVKYTFLITDILQDLTGYGLARSEYPMDLTQNMDVFAEVSGLLKAASINLLKISGDLRLLASGPSGGLGELELPAVQAGSSIMPGKVNPVMAEMTGLVAMRVIANDTAVTLAAAGGQLELNAFMPLIADALLESLEILANAVNLFEERCVRGIRICEQRCQEHVMNSSVLAAALVHHIGYEKSAEIAKQASREGKTVRQVLLEAQLLPESEIAQILNPSQVTRPGVPGK from the coding sequence ATGGAGAATCCGCTGAACGCCTTCCGTATGGAGCAGGATGCATTAGGCACCAGAAATATACCGCAGTCAGCGTATTACGGGATTCATACTGCACGGGCCATGGATAATTTTGCGGTAAGCGGCAGAACGGTTAATGCGCATCTGCTGCATGGCCTGGTGACGGTGAAGAAAGCTGCGGCGCTGGCCCATATGAAGCTGAATACCTATCCGGCAGCGATAGCCCTGGCGATTGTTGAGGCCTGTGATGAAATTCTGGCAGGTGCTTACCGTGAACAATTCACTGTAGATGCCATGCAGGGCGGTGCCGGGACATCAACCAATATGAATGTGAACGAAGTGATCGCGGGCCGTGCGATTGAGCTCCTGGGCGGAGAGCGGGGCGACTATTCAAGGGTACATCCTCTGGATCATGTCAACTGCTGCCAGTCCACCAATGATGTCTATCCCACTGCGCTAAGGATTGCCGCTATCGGGCTGGTCCGAAGGCTGAGTGAGGCCTTCGCGTCTTTGCAGGAAGCCCTTCAGGAGAAGGAGAATGCCTTCGCGGATGTGCTCAAGCTGGGCCGTACGGAGCTGATGGATGCGCTGCCGATGATGGCAGGGCAAGGCTTCGGAGCCTATGCCAAAGCGGTAGCCCGGGACCGCTGGCGTCTCTACAAAGTGGAGGAACGGCTCAGGGAGATCAACATTGGGGGGACTGCCATCGGAACAGGTCTCAATGCACCGGTGAAATATACGTTTTTGATTACTGATATCTTGCAGGATTTGACCGGGTATGGTCTGGCCCGCAGTGAATACCCGATGGACCTTACGCAGAATATGGATGTGTTCGCTGAAGTATCCGGACTGCTGAAGGCTGCGTCTATTAATCTGTTGAAAATATCGGGTGATCTGCGGCTTCTGGCCAGCGGGCCGTCCGGAGGCCTCGGGGAGCTTGAACTGCCGGCTGTGCAGGCCGGCTCCTCGATTATGCCGGGTAAGGTCAATCCCGTCATGGCAGAGATGACGGGGCTTGTTGCGATGCGGGTCATTGCGAATGACACCGCTGTGACGCTGGCGGCGGCCGGCGGCCAGCTGGAGCTGAATGCATTCATGCCGCTGATCGCCGATGCGCTCCTGGAGTCTCTGGAGATTCTGGCAAATGCCGTTAACCTGTTCGAAGAGCGGTGTGTCCGCGGCATCCGTATTTGTGAGCAGCGTTGTCAGGAGCATGTGATGAATTCCTCTGTGCTGGCCGCTGCGCTGGTCCATCACATCGGTTACGAGAAGAGTGCGGAGATCGCCAAGCAGGCAAGCCGGGAAGGCAAAACGGTACGGCAGGTGCTGCTCGAGGCACAGCTTCTTCCGGAGTCTGAGATTGCACAAATCCTGAATCCCAGTCAAGTGACCAGACCGGGTGTTCCTGGCAAATAA
- the hydF gene encoding [FeFe] hydrogenase H-cluster maturation GTPase HydF — MSMNHTPRSNRLHIAIFGRSNAGKSSLINAITGQDAALVSPVKGTTTDPVYKAMELLPLGPVVFIDTAGLDETGELGELRKQKTLDVLNKSDLALIVVDAACGVLPLDRQIAETVRSKGIPAMGILNKIDLLIGNESSRTEEFAALASRTELELGMKVIPVSALDRQGIPKLMKALGTAVPEAEDKFRIIGDLVSPGDLVVLVVPVDQAAPKGRLILPQQQTIRDLLESDAIAVVTKEFELKETLESLGKKPRLVVTDSQVFLKAAADTPRDIPLTSFSILFARQKGNLEEMVRGARAIDRLQDGDRVLIAEACTHHSQADDIGTVKLPRWLRQATGKQLQFEFASGMSFPDDLEDFSLIVHCGGCMLSRRQMLWRMEQAQDARVPIVNYGVAIAFVQGILERAISPFPLARMAWEENKPQE, encoded by the coding sequence ATGAGTATGAATCATACGCCCCGTTCGAATCGTCTGCACATCGCTATATTCGGCAGGAGCAACGCCGGGAAATCAAGCCTGATCAACGCGATCACAGGGCAGGATGCCGCGCTTGTGTCCCCCGTCAAAGGAACAACAACAGATCCCGTGTATAAAGCTATGGAGCTGCTGCCGCTCGGACCAGTCGTATTTATTGATACCGCCGGCCTGGATGAGACGGGAGAGCTCGGTGAACTGCGGAAGCAGAAGACGCTGGATGTTCTTAACAAATCCGATCTGGCCCTGATCGTCGTTGATGCTGCTTGCGGTGTGCTCCCGCTGGACCGACAGATTGCTGAGACCGTCCGCAGCAAGGGTATTCCAGCGATGGGAATACTGAATAAAATAGATTTATTGATTGGCAATGAGTCTTCCCGGACAGAAGAGTTTGCCGCTCTGGCCAGCCGGACGGAGCTGGAGCTGGGGATGAAGGTGATTCCCGTTTCTGCGTTGGACCGGCAAGGGATACCGAAGCTGATGAAAGCGCTGGGCACTGCTGTGCCGGAAGCCGAGGATAAATTCCGCATTATCGGCGATCTGGTCTCTCCGGGAGATTTGGTCGTACTCGTGGTTCCGGTTGACCAGGCTGCGCCCAAAGGCAGGCTGATTCTTCCCCAGCAGCAGACCATCCGTGACTTGCTGGAGAGCGATGCCATTGCAGTGGTAACAAAGGAATTCGAGCTGAAGGAGACCCTGGAGAGTCTCGGCAAGAAGCCGCGGCTGGTGGTGACCGATTCACAGGTGTTTCTGAAGGCTGCGGCGGATACGCCAAGGGATATCCCGCTGACTTCATTCTCAATCCTGTTTGCCCGGCAAAAGGGCAATCTTGAAGAGATGGTTAGAGGCGCGCGTGCCATCGACAGGCTGCAGGATGGGGACAGGGTGCTGATTGCCGAGGCCTGCACCCATCACAGTCAAGCCGATGATATCGGCACCGTGAAGCTTCCGCGCTGGCTCCGCCAGGCTACCGGCAAGCAGCTGCAGTTCGAGTTCGCCAGCGGCATGAGTTTCCCGGACGATCTGGAGGATTTCTCGCTTATTGTTCATTGCGGGGGGTGTATGCTCAGCCGCAGGCAGATGCTCTGGCGGATGGAGCAGGCACAGGACGCCAGGGTTCCCATCGTCAATTATGGGGTTGCGATTGCATTTGTGCAGGGTATACTGGAGCGGGCAATTTCACCGTTCCCGCTTGCGCGTATGGCCTGGGAGGAGAACAAGCCGCAGGAATAA
- a CDS encoding Cof-type HAD-IIB family hydrolase — protein sequence MYKLIAIDIDDTLINDNKEVTPATQTALEQAVAAGVVVTLATGRAYASAQAIARQTGLNVPIITYQGALVKNLLDEAVLYERYVPQDAVRKLFQYCVEHDLHLQTYIDDKLYAREENQKLIDYSTLNGTQYYIEPNWEEKLVPQKTPKMLIIDDPAFLDELSPILRNLLGDSVHITKSKPHFLEIMHHEGTKGLALEFLAKHFGCELSETIAVGDSWNDHEMLEAAGLGVAMANAIPALKEIADFVTLSNNEDGVKYAIDKFILNTAE from the coding sequence ATGTACAAATTGATTGCTATCGATATTGACGACACCCTGATTAATGACAACAAGGAAGTTACCCCTGCCACCCAAACCGCCCTGGAACAGGCTGTCGCCGCAGGCGTTGTAGTTACACTCGCTACCGGACGCGCATATGCCTCCGCCCAGGCGATTGCCCGCCAGACCGGACTGAATGTGCCGATCATCACCTACCAGGGTGCATTAGTTAAGAATCTGCTGGATGAAGCAGTGCTCTATGAGCGTTATGTGCCGCAGGATGCAGTGCGCAAGCTGTTCCAGTACTGTGTGGAGCATGACCTGCATCTGCAGACTTACATCGACGACAAGCTCTATGCCCGCGAAGAGAACCAGAAGCTGATCGATTATTCTACCTTGAACGGAACACAATACTACATTGAGCCGAACTGGGAAGAGAAGCTGGTTCCGCAAAAAACACCTAAAATGCTCATCATCGACGATCCGGCCTTCCTGGATGAACTGTCTCCGATCCTGCGCAATCTGCTTGGTGATTCGGTTCACATCACGAAGTCCAAGCCGCATTTCCTGGAGATCATGCATCATGAAGGCACCAAGGGCCTAGCGCTCGAATTCCTGGCTAAGCATTTCGGCTGCGAGCTGTCCGAGACCATCGCTGTCGGCGATTCCTGGAACGATCATGAGATGCTCGAAGCCGCCGGTCTCGGTGTCGCGATGGCGAATGCTATTCCTGCCCTGAAGGAAATCGCCGATTTCGTTACCCTCAGCAACAATGAGGACGGCGTGAAATACGCGATTGATAAATTCATTCTGAACACTGCTGAATAA
- a CDS encoding DMT family transporter: MNRSRIADLSLLLVAMMWGCTFLIVQSAVRVLPPLAFNSIRFIGAALLLALITAVFYRQEWKKLSLRMILHALLLGLLLFLGYGFQTIGLLYTTTSNTGFITGLSVVLVPFLSLALLKHAISRFTWFSAGLAAVGLYLLTFTGSAFSLNKGDGLILLCAAFFALQIVYTGIYAPRYPALPLAALQLAFVGLFSVLASLLVDGPAPLMHSGELLAKPEVLWAMLISIGPTSAFAFWIQTACQKYTTPSRVAIIYATEPVFAAVTGLLFGGEILGLSAALGCGCILAAMLMAELSPDPVRTKAEG, translated from the coding sequence GTGAATCGCTCCCGAATCGCCGATCTAAGTCTGCTGCTGGTGGCGATGATGTGGGGATGTACGTTTCTTATTGTGCAATCTGCCGTCCGGGTACTGCCGCCGCTTGCCTTCAACAGCATCCGGTTTATAGGTGCCGCCCTGCTGCTTGCCCTAATTACTGCCGTCTTCTACCGTCAGGAATGGAAGAAGCTAAGCTTACGTATGATTCTGCATGCTCTGCTGCTGGGCCTGCTGCTCTTCCTGGGCTATGGCTTCCAGACCATAGGACTGCTGTATACTACCACCTCCAATACAGGGTTCATTACCGGACTGTCAGTGGTACTTGTACCTTTCCTGTCTCTGGCGCTGCTGAAGCATGCCATCTCCCGTTTCACCTGGTTCAGTGCCGGACTCGCTGCGGTTGGCCTGTATCTGCTGACCTTCACCGGCTCTGCGTTCTCCCTGAATAAGGGCGATGGCCTGATCCTGCTCTGCGCCGCCTTCTTTGCACTGCAGATCGTGTATACCGGCATATATGCGCCGCGTTATCCGGCCTTGCCGCTGGCCGCGCTGCAGCTTGCCTTTGTGGGCCTGTTCAGCGTCCTGGCCTCCCTTCTGGTGGATGGCCCCGCACCGCTTATGCACAGCGGAGAGCTGCTCGCGAAGCCGGAAGTGCTCTGGGCCATGCTAATCTCCATCGGCCCGACCAGCGCCTTCGCCTTCTGGATTCAGACCGCCTGCCAGAAATACACCACCCCGTCCCGGGTGGCGATTATTTATGCCACAGAGCCGGTATTCGCTGCAGTAACGGGCCTGCTCTTCGGCGGAGAGATACTCGGCCTGTCCGCTGCGCTAGGCTGTGGATGCATACTTGCCGCCATGCTGATGGCGGAGCTGAGTCCTGATCCAGTGCGGACGAAGGCGGAGGGCTAG
- a CDS encoding metal-dependent hydrolase — translation MMGKSHLVISTGVTLSAMSLLGLEITLPAVAVAVVSSLLPDIDEPNSLLVRKAVPEFLLRILQVSLIGAAIYLYFAGIAAPPWNMALALLVGSVSFLPGRRLRHLVMLLIALALFAFADAYEPWNYIAACVLVVASVVPHRGITHTLYAVAGWGALLYFVSKGMDDGGSLWIAGSMSYGLHLLADSLTQRGITPLPPLPVKLRLKLMSTGTKKGNAVEKVCVMLTLALVVFVFVLTPSLG, via the coding sequence ATGATGGGCAAATCCCATTTAGTTATCAGCACCGGGGTTACCTTGTCCGCCATGAGTTTGCTTGGGCTTGAAATCACTCTTCCGGCCGTCGCCGTTGCGGTGGTCAGCTCGCTGCTGCCCGATATCGACGAGCCGAATTCACTGCTGGTACGCAAGGCAGTTCCCGAGTTTCTGCTGCGTATCCTGCAGGTATCCCTGATCGGGGCGGCTATTTATCTTTATTTTGCAGGAATCGCTGCTCCGCCGTGGAATATGGCCCTGGCTCTGCTGGTCGGCAGTGTGTCTTTTCTGCCGGGCAGGAGGCTGAGGCATCTGGTGATGCTGCTGATTGCGCTGGCGCTGTTTGCTTTTGCCGATGCCTATGAGCCATGGAACTATATTGCCGCCTGTGTGCTGGTCGTAGCTTCCGTTGTCCCGCACCGGGGAATCACGCATACGCTGTATGCCGTGGCCGGCTGGGGGGCGCTGCTGTATTTTGTATCAAAGGGCATGGATGATGGCGGCAGTCTCTGGATTGCCGGGAGTATGTCCTACGGCCTGCATCTGCTGGCCGATTCCCTGACCCAGCGCGGAATTACGCCGCTGCCCCCGCTGCCGGTCAAGCTGCGGCTGAAGCTGATGAGCACCGGCACGAAGAAAGGCAATGCGGTGGAGAAGGTGTGCGTAATGCTCACGCTGGCGCTGGTTGTCTTTGTGTTTGTGCTTACACCCTCTTTGGGATGA